In Afipia carboxidovorans OM5, the sequence CGGCAATCCGATGCGCGGGGAATATGCGCGGGTCTATCGCAAGGTCGCCGACGACCTCATTCCGGCCTGCCTGCGCTATACGCTGCCGACCACGCAGAACGGCAAGATCTGGCAGCGGCTGATTCTGCCGGTGCCGATTGCCGACACCGCCGTCTGCCTCGTGGTCTATTCCGAGCTGATCGACCACCACAAGGAAGTCTACGACCAGCTTTTCCGGACCGCGCCCGACGCCATGGTTGTGGCCTGCCCGATCGCCAACGATGTCGGCCACACCAAGGACGGCTGGGTCATCATGATGAACGACCGGGCCCGCGACATGCTGGGGTTTACCCGCAGCATCGGCAATCTGCGGCTCTCGGAAATCCCGCAGTTTGCGGGGGTCGACGTCTGGGGCCGGCTTTATGGGCCGAACGTCTCCAGCGGATTGATTCCGGTGCCATCGGCCAATTTCGATATCGAGCTGATGCGCTTTCCCCATGTCTTCGGACTGAAATTGCGGCCCCGCCTGCCGCAGCGCATTTCCGACAATGTCGCTCTGGTGCCCAGCCTCGCCTGATGCGTTTCTGCAACGCTATCCTATTTTGTTCTTTTAATGTTCTTGCATTGACCCGTTAAAGGGGTAAAGTTCCACCAGCCCGTTGGCGCGAGGTGGACTCACAGATGGTTCAGCACGTCTCCACCATGGCCTTTGAGGGCATCGAGGCGCGCGCCGTCGATGTCCAGGTTCAGGTCGCGCCGGGCCTGCCTGCCTTCACCATTGTCGGTCTGCCGGACAAGGCCGTGTCGGAAGCGCGCGAACGGGTCCGGGCGGCGTTGATTGCCTCGGGACTCGCGCTGCCGGCGCGACGCATCACCGTCAATCTCGCGCCCGCCGATCTGCCGAAGGAAGGCAGCCATTACGATCTGCCGATCGCGCTCGGCCTGATGGCAGCCATCGGCGCAATCCCGCCCGATGCGCTCGCGGGCTTCACGGTGCTCGGCGAACTCGGCCTCGATGGTTCGATTGCTCCGGTCGCAGGTGTGCTGCCGGCCGCGATCGGCGCCAATGCACACGATCACGGTCTGATCTGCCCCGCCGCCTGCGGTGCGGAGGCAGCCTGGGCAAGCCCGGAGCTTGCCATCATTGCCGCCGCTTCGCTGATCCAGATCGCCAATCACTTCAAGGGCACGCAGGTGCTGTCGCGGCCGACGCCGAAGATCGCGGAAGCAGGCGCCGAGACGCTCGACCTGCGCGACATCAAGGGCCAGGAAAGCGCCAAGCGCGCGCTCGAGATCGCAGCCGCCGGAGGTCATCATCTCCTGATGGTGGGTGCTCCCGGCTCGGGCAAATCGATGCTCGCCGCACGGCTGCCCTCGATCCTGCCGCCGCTCTCGCCTGCGGAGTTGCTCGAGATTTCGATGATTGCCTCCGTGGCCGGCGAGCTCAACGGCGGCGCACTAACCTCGAAGCGGCCGTTCCGCGCCCCGCATCATTCCGCGAGCATGGCGGCGCTGACCGGCGGCGGCCTGCGGGCACGGCCGGGGGAGATTTCGCTCGCCCATCACGGCGTGCTGTTTCTCGACGAACTGCCGGAATTCGATGCGCGCGTGCTCGATTCGCTGCGCCAGCCGCTTGAGAACGGCGAGGTCTCGGTTGCCCGCGCCAACCACCGCATCACCTATCCGGCGCGCGTCATGCTGGTCGCTGCGATGAACCCATGCCGCTGCGGGCAGGCCTATGAACCGGGCTTTTCCTGCAAGCGCGGACGGCCCGACCGTTGCAGCGCCGACTATCAGGCGCGGCTTTCCGGGCCGCTGCTCGATCGCATCGATCTGCGCATCGAAGTGCCTGCG encodes:
- a CDS encoding PAS domain-containing protein, with product MSLEVFSGTSIPRELTTAAMEYLWAKWKTLYATGDLTLQRLTEESNYPLRDRLVFLMTAGDDFVYTYVGAEIQRAIGRDRAGSLLSTSGNPMRGEYARVYRKVADDLIPACLRYTLPTTQNGKIWQRLILPVPIADTAVCLVVYSELIDHHKEVYDQLFRTAPDAMVVACPIANDVGHTKDGWVIMMNDRARDMLGFTRSIGNLRLSEIPQFAGVDVWGRLYGPNVSSGLIPVPSANFDIELMRFPHVFGLKLRPRLPQRISDNVALVPSLA
- a CDS encoding YifB family Mg chelatase-like AAA ATPase — translated: MVQHVSTMAFEGIEARAVDVQVQVAPGLPAFTIVGLPDKAVSEARERVRAALIASGLALPARRITVNLAPADLPKEGSHYDLPIALGLMAAIGAIPPDALAGFTVLGELGLDGSIAPVAGVLPAAIGANAHDHGLICPAACGAEAAWASPELAIIAAASLIQIANHFKGTQVLSRPTPKIAEAGAETLDLRDIKGQESAKRALEIAAAGGHHLLMVGAPGSGKSMLAARLPSILPPLSPAELLEISMIASVAGELNGGALTSKRPFRAPHHSASMAALTGGGLRARPGEISLAHHGVLFLDELPEFDARVLDSLRQPLENGEVSVARANHRITYPARVMLVAAMNPCRCGQAYEPGFSCKRGRPDRCSADYQARLSGPLLDRIDLRIEVPAVSASDLLLPPPAEGSREVAARVAAARDIQLARYAALGLPHIRTNAEAPAAVLDEVAAFDTAGGTLLREAADSMRLSARGYHRVLRVARTLADLDGADTIGRIHLAEALSYRVLAEDVQRAA